DNA from Drosophila busckii strain San Diego stock center, stock number 13000-0081.31 chromosome 2R, ASM1175060v1, whole genome shotgun sequence:
tatactttgttgGGTCcgtgccacgcctccttctcccttttacatacatttgcacaacttcagaTGATAccatttttccattttttacaaaaatgtcaaagtgtataaaaagttaataaacaagCTTTTGAGAATATAGATCTGGAAAGGTGACATCCCTTACAAGCCGATCTTAAAAAGGTTGgtaaataagctaaataaaaattaaaacactgAAAGTTCTTTGGCACCTAAGAAAAATTACGCGCGGAAAGGTATTACGcctaattaaatttcactaATTTCTGTGGAACCCctgcatgtttttgttttgcttgtaatACATAAAAAGTAGTATTGTTTTAGAAacgtcataaatattttaatatttttatacataaatacattttaatattacaatttttttaatttcagttaaacaaaatctctaacaataagtaaaatCAACTACACATTGTCCTTCGCTTATCTCGCTTTAAAGAGATGCCACCCAGTTTtcacataattttatttggtttGGATTCTTTACTTTGCTGTTTAATGCTTGCTTTTGTCATATGAACAAGAAAAATAACGCTTCTTTATGTTAACAAGCACAAAAGTAAGATCTACGTAATTTTTTCAAGCTGCCTTatcaagaaataaataaaaaaaaaaaattgaattttttattttacatatgcaaataattacaatttgccataatttcacaagcaaaataacaaaagctgaaACAGCTGATACCGTTACAGGGCTGTCATGCTActttttcaaatttcatttgtcaCAAATTACAAGCGTTTTGTCACAATAATGCTATTATTTCCgctttatgaaaaatatataaaaataaattcagatTCATTTTCGAACACTATGATTTGTGCGGTTTCTCGAACAAAATACACCGAAAAACTAAAACTCTTTAATTccttataaacaaaattgtttgaaaaaaatttatgtCAACTAATGTTTTCTTGGTTATTAATGCATTGACATCTATCGTTGAGTCGTACACCTTTAGTTAACAAACTACTGGCGTTGTCagtgcatttttaaaaattatacatcatttttttttattaaaaagttgcatTCTGGCTTatgttttactttaattaattttttttttttaataagaagttataattaaaattataagttaATTCACTTAAATCGCACGGCTTCCGAATGGAATATTCATAACATTTTTcgttaattacatttatgttTTCGTGTTTTTTTCCCTCTAtgcaatgaaataataattggaATAATCTTATACAAATTTgctctaataataaataatgataaGTAAAATCAAATCGAGCCCTATTTGCGACAATGACGTATGCGCCGTTTTCCGAAATATAGGTTTTGATAGAAATGTGTTCGTAAACACCATCTGCATCTGCACTCAAAATATTagattttaattgtaaacattTCCGGAGATATTAGCCTGTCATTTATACCGTAAGCGACAAAactacaaaagaaaatgtttaatttcatCAGTCTTAAAACGAGGAAGATGATATTACTCTAATTTCTTCATTTCAGGCTCACAATTAGAATTAATTATAAGCCACTTTATGATTAgttgattaaataataataataaaaatattgttctTTAAAAAACATGGTTTTCACTAACCTTCCGTAAGAAGTAGCTGCAAAAAAGAACCGTAAtcgccacaaaaaaaaatggcaactTGCGCAAATGAAACCTTGAAAttgatatattatttatatgagaCCTTAAATAGGTTactttttcaatattaattaaatccaCTTAACAgaatatgaaataattaaaaaaatgtttgattttGTCGAAAATAGCGTATGTCGCAAATAGGGATATTCAAATATcgctatgtatgtatgtatttcaaCTGCAAGTTTCTggaaaaaataacaatgatACATGTTTTTCCGAGTTAGTGCACTTGTGATATTTGccttaaaaattgaattttccaAACCCCAATTTTGATTGctttacatattaaatttaaatgctgaatGCTGAGTTTCAtactgtttattattattaatataaacatagtTTACAATCGTTTTCTAATGTATATATTGTTTCTACAtgcatttaaagttatttGACATATAGGCTATCGTTtactatatacaatttaaatattctattcATTcgttaaattaactaaattatgaACGACACACtctgataataataaattatttgacttACTACTTAATGCTCACCCTACGATTGGTATACATACTGTAACTACTTATGTCTCCATATGCCAAAGgagtacatatatatctatattcaGTGTAAAATTTTATCTTATGTATGATACTGATCTATTACAAAAGGAACTGTCTTTATGTACATCGACAAGAGTTGGTCTACACTTACTATGCTAAAGTAAGCCTAACTTTAAGTCAAGTCATCTCATCTATATGGTTCGCATACCAGAGATTATTCTATTTTGAACTTCCGGGGACCGGTATGTTTGTGGCGGTGGTATAATAGAAAAATTGTTACAATAGCTGTTATGTATATTTCCAATGGGCGTAGACATCATAAGAAGCGGGTGCGTAATCGCCAGATCATACGTAGAGCCGGCAGACTGTAGATTTCCGGAACTTATGCCATTTACGTTGACCCCCGAAGCGTAATGTAGGAACGGTAGATGTGCAGCAGCCGTTATTGTATGTAGCGGTGGCAAGGGTTGCTGTCGTTGGTCCTCGGAACAAAGGGACATCTCGGGTTCAGCAGGAGATACGCGTGGTAGGCTGAGTATATTGCTGCAAGTTGTACCACATTCGACGACATCAATATCAGTGCGATCGTCATCATCTTCATCCTTTTCGGAGACTTGTTCCGGCTTATCGGGTGTGATTAGACTCTCGATGGTGAAGGAACGCTTTGGTCGATAAGTGCTGGTGCCTTCAAtatcaaaattgtttgttgtgcgtAAGTTAAATAGCGTAATTTCTGCTAAATGGGAATTTTCAGTGCTTATTGGTGATATACGCCGTGGCTGTGTAGCAGTTGAGCTCTGTCCACGTGATAATGGCCGATGTTGTGTCACCGCCGGTGATATGTGAGTTGCGTAGTGGGATAAATGAATGGCGGACTCTCCACCCATGACTGCATTGTTAATATCGGGCGGAGGCAACTGTGACAAACTGTTTCCAGAACGGGCGGTGAAGAAAAACCGATTGAGATTTGCCAGGGCGGTCAATTCCTCATTGAGTAGATGCTTATCGTTCTTGTGCAGTTTGAAGCGCTTTCTTCGTCGCAATAGACTTCCGTTTTCGAACATGTCGAAGGCCTGAGGATGTAATGCCCAATAAGCCCCCTTACCCGGCCTGTCGGGACGTCTGGGAACTTTAATGAAGCAATCATTAAAACTAAGATTGTGTCGTAATGAGTTTTGCCAACGCTGAGTATTTTTCCGATAGTACGGAAAACGAtctgttataaatttatatatatcactTAGGGGCAACATCTTTTCGGGGGAGCTCCAAATGGCCATTGCAGTTAGCGAGATGTATGAGTACGGAGGCTTTTGATCGCCGTAAGATTCACGTGAAGGTCTTggcattattttaatactgCATACAAAATACTGTGTATTTGTACCGTTAGCACATAGAATGGAACTTCGTCGTTTTAGAATGATATCATTGAGGAAGTTGGCGGTATAAACTTtattaagctaatttattgtttttatgaatgcaaattggtgaacatacatatgtatgtttgtttgtttgtttacttcaCTTTAGGACTACATATAAGCACAAAAGGTAGAAGACTATTAATAATGTGAGCGTTAAAAATATATCCACAAGCGCGGCTGAGgatattgttattttaataatctGATTCAACATAGCTGAGGACTCGGCGACGGGAATAGTATATTTTGTCGTGCGCGAACTTCCGTCAATTTACCGCTGCGCAAAAAGTatagtaataatttaaaaaaaaaagcaacaaacagcgCGAAATGTGAACAGCGTTCTGTAAGGTTAGCGTTTGCCGTAGCGTAACCGGGTCCCGGGTCTCGCGAGTTGCGAATTACCATTACCATCAAAAGCTGAATACGATTACGTGAGCTGCAGTGGCAACTTAGGAGCGAGGTTGAAGCGAAGATAACGACAGACCCgaagcaaaacaaacgaaGAGCCAGAAATTTCCCAACACAAAGCCCAAATCAGAAAATACAACACACAGCGAAATACAAAATCAGTGTTTCAGCCAGACTAACAGACGGCGTGTCGGTTATTGTACTAAGTGAGCAATGCAGTACAACCAACCACAGTGAGCAatgcaatcaaaatataatcACTCACATCATTGCCCCCGTGCTCTCTCCCAATCACCGCGATGCCAATGTATCATCCCTCTAAAACGGCGAAACTTCAAAGCAGAGAGCCGAGCCAAAGAGTCAGAGATTTGTTAAACGAACAAAACCAGTCTGGCCAGAGCACACTACGCTTATACACCacactacatacatatgcatacatacatgtggTATATTGGTCGTATACCAAACAAGACCATGTTATAGTAGTGGGGAGTGTCCACAGACATGGCTTAGCGACTACAATAAACGGGTACACAATCGACAAAAGACCAGCCGACAGACCGGCAGCTGGCGGCCCAATATGAACGCGAGGtgttgaaaaagaaaattacatCCACTTTAGCGATTTACTGATTTTACGTTTTCATAATCTTGTTAGTTAATTTGGATGGTTGCGAGTGAGCAAGTTGTACAATGGTTTCAGAAAAAGGGCAAAGCAAACCTTCAGTCACTCATTCAAACTGCTTtgccataaaatatgtttgaatatgtgtatatataagtatatataataattatatacatactcatatgataaatacatatgtacatatctaTGTAAAAACATTTCGTAAATGCTAAATtcgtaatttatattttctatgttGGTTATGTccttatgtaaataattttcaaatgtaTTTCTTAAagaacatttataaaattgcaactttatttacaaaaacaattgaaacatatgtatatatatacaagggtatgcatgtatgtatgtacatacatatataaatatattgtatgtatgtatttttatggATACCTCACAAtgagctatatacatatgcaaatacaaacaaattcaattctaGGTAACTCAAGTGTTCATACAGATAACAAGGAACTCATCATCGAATAGTTAGCCA
Protein-coding regions in this window:
- the LOC108602601 gene encoding fork head domain-containing protein FD4, with the translated sequence MPRPSRESYGDQKPPYSYISLTAMAIWSSPEKMLPLSDIYKFITDRFPYYRKNTQRWQNSLRHNLSFNDCFIKVPRRPDRPGKGAYWALHPQAFDMFENGSLLRRRKRFKLHKNDKHLLNEELTALANLNRFFFTARSGNSLSQLPPPDINNAVMGGESAIHLSHYATHISPAVTQHRPLSRGQSSTATQPRRISPISTENSHLAEITLFNLRTTNNFDIEGTSTYRPKRSFTIESLITPDKPEQVSEKDEDDDDRTDIDVVECGTTCSNILSLPRVSPAEPEMSLCSEDQRQQPLPPLHTITAAAHLPFLHYASGVNVNGISSGNLQSAGSTYDLAITHPLLMMSTPIGNIHNSYCNNFSIIPPPQTYRSPEVQNRIISGMRTI